A genomic window from Desulfuromonas sp. includes:
- a CDS encoding lactoylglutathione lyase, with product MHYPMIHVCYRVLDLEASEKFYIEAFGFEISRKKDFPGDFTLSYLKAPGSDFEIELTYNYGQEEPYTIGDGYSHVAVSVEDLEGSHQKHKEMGLEMTDLKGLAGGQAKFYFVTDPDGYRVEVVRKS from the coding sequence ATGCATTACCCGATGATTCATGTCTGCTATCGCGTACTCGATCTCGAGGCATCGGAAAAATTCTACATTGAAGCTTTCGGCTTTGAAATTTCACGCAAAAAGGATTTTCCCGGAGATTTTACACTCTCTTATCTGAAAGCGCCCGGTTCTGATTTTGAGATAGAATTGACCTATAATTATGGTCAGGAAGAGCCTTACACGATCGGCGATGGTTACTCCCATGTCGCGGTCAGCGTCGAGGACCTTGAAGGTTCTCACCAGAAGCATAAGGAGATGGGGCTTGAGATGACCGATCTCAAGGGCCTGGCCGGCGGCCAGGCGAAATTTTACTTCGTTACCGACCCCGATGGCTATCGGGTTGAGGTGGTTCGTAAATCATAA